A DNA window from Pseudomonas cannabina contains the following coding sequences:
- the topB gene encoding type IA DNA topoisomerase, protein MRLFIAEKPALGQVIAEALGTVIRKDGYFECGSNNLVTWCVGHLLELAPPEVHNPDYKNWVQADLPLKLRPAKYQPIARTKDQLSIVQQLISRASEIVHAGDPDDEGQLLVDEVLVHFGNTAPVKRILINDMNANAARKALDGLRDNREFYGLFQKALARSIGDQLYGFNMTRACTLAGRAKGVKGVLSVGRVQTPILGLIVNRYLANKSHASAFYYTVAASLAVGGSRPQARLVVAADAPLDDKNRIIDEAYATQVADACRMKPADVIEARVEEKQTAAPLPFALLDLQVYMSKTHSIDAEKTLALTQALREKYKAITYNRSDCSYLSDEQFAEAPETLNLLSQALPDLAGMFTEVNSERKSRAFDDSKVSAHTAIIPTAVKIDIAQLSDDERAVYMAIVKRYVAQFLPEKRYLSAEVRFGVSGHTFVARSTKVTQPGWSAQVTEENEQDEDASDAAEVASPFDALAGLKVGDAGVCDGITVAKEKTKPLPLYTEATLLKDLQRVAKYVQDPRIKQLLIDRDQGKKGENGGIGTPATRAAMLAKLQERGFYAVEKKKLIPTPLGLEFIAALPAIATTPDMTALWHEQQQMIEAGELTVEEFLDELEGFIADQVQNIDLGNVQGDGKPILDSLNAQCPMCGGELAVTPRVIGCRACAFKFHPEVSGKMLSPGQIEALLTNGKTGVLKGFHSKKTGKSFEAALKLNNEAKLEFVFSRKPKRA, encoded by the coding sequence ATGAGACTTTTTATTGCAGAAAAACCCGCCCTGGGCCAGGTCATTGCCGAGGCGCTGGGCACCGTCATACGCAAGGACGGCTATTTCGAGTGCGGCAGCAACAATCTCGTCACCTGGTGCGTGGGCCACCTGCTCGAACTGGCCCCGCCCGAGGTGCACAACCCCGATTATAAAAACTGGGTCCAGGCCGATTTGCCCCTGAAGCTGCGCCCGGCCAAGTACCAGCCCATCGCACGCACCAAGGATCAGCTGAGCATCGTCCAGCAGCTGATCAGTCGCGCCTCGGAAATCGTCCACGCCGGTGATCCGGACGACGAAGGCCAACTGCTGGTCGATGAGGTCCTGGTGCATTTCGGCAACACCGCGCCGGTCAAACGCATCCTGATCAACGACATGAACGCCAACGCCGCCCGCAAAGCGTTGGACGGCCTGCGCGACAACCGCGAGTTTTATGGCCTGTTCCAGAAAGCCTTGGCCCGCAGCATCGGTGACCAGCTGTACGGCTTCAACATGACCCGCGCCTGCACCCTGGCTGGTAGGGCCAAAGGTGTGAAAGGCGTGTTGTCAGTGGGCCGCGTGCAGACCCCGATCCTGGGGCTGATCGTGAATCGCTACCTGGCCAACAAGAGTCACGCCAGTGCGTTTTACTACACGGTGGCGGCAAGCCTGGCCGTTGGTGGCAGTCGTCCCCAGGCCCGCCTCGTGGTCGCCGCTGATGCCCCGCTTGATGACAAGAACCGCATCATCGATGAGGCGTATGCCACCCAGGTGGCCGATGCGTGCCGAATGAAGCCCGCAGACGTGATCGAGGCGCGTGTGGAAGAGAAGCAAACGGCGGCACCTTTGCCGTTCGCATTGCTGGACCTTCAGGTGTACATGAGCAAGACCCACAGCATTGATGCCGAGAAAACCCTGGCCCTGACCCAGGCACTGCGCGAGAAGTACAAGGCCATCACCTACAACCGTTCCGATTGCAGTTACCTGTCCGACGAACAATTTGCCGAGGCTCCGGAGACCTTGAACCTGCTTAGCCAGGCACTGCCGGATCTAGCCGGGATGTTCACCGAAGTAAATTCGGAACGCAAAAGCCGGGCTTTCGACGACAGCAAGGTCTCGGCGCACACCGCGATCATCCCAACGGCAGTGAAGATCGACATTGCCCAGCTGAGTGACGATGAACGCGCCGTGTACATGGCCATCGTCAAACGTTACGTCGCGCAGTTCTTGCCCGAAAAACGTTACCTCAGTGCCGAAGTGCGTTTTGGCGTGAGCGGCCACACCTTCGTTGCGCGCTCCACCAAAGTGACGCAGCCCGGCTGGTCGGCGCAGGTCACTGAAGAAAACGAGCAAGACGAAGACGCATCGGACGCCGCCGAGGTTGCGAGCCCCTTCGATGCGCTGGCGGGTCTGAAAGTCGGTGACGCCGGGGTATGCGACGGCATTACGGTCGCCAAGGAAAAGACCAAACCCTTGCCGCTCTACACCGAAGCCACGTTGCTCAAAGACCTGCAGAGGGTCGCCAAGTACGTGCAAGACCCGCGCATCAAGCAGCTGCTGATCGACCGCGACCAGGGCAAGAAAGGCGAGAACGGCGGCATCGGCACCCCGGCGACCCGCGCCGCTATGCTGGCCAAGCTTCAGGAGCGTGGTTTTTACGCGGTAGAGAAGAAAAAACTGATCCCCACCCCGTTGGGGCTGGAGTTCATCGCCGCATTGCCAGCGATTGCGACGACGCCGGACATGACCGCGCTCTGGCATGAACAGCAACAGATGATCGAGGCCGGTGAACTGACCGTGGAGGAGTTCCTGGACGAACTGGAAGGTTTCATCGCAGACCAGGTGCAGAACATCGACCTGGGCAACGTGCAAGGCGATGGTAAGCCGATATTGGACAGCCTGAACGCTCAGTGCCCCATGTGCGGCGGTGAACTGGCCGTCACCCCGCGAGTGATCGGGTGTCGCGCCTGCGCCTTCAAGTTCCATCCCGAAGTCAGCGGCAAGATGCTGTCGCCTGGCCAGATCGAGGCGCTGCTGACGAATGGCAAGACCGGCGTGCTGAAGGGGTTTCATAGCAAGAAAACCGGCAAGTCCTTTGAAGCAGCCCTGAAGCTCAACAACGAAGCCAAGCTGGAATTCGTGTTCAGCCGCAAACCAAAGCGCGCATGA
- a CDS encoding conjugal transfer protein, TraL family, with amino-acid sequence MTRAAPLVLKLYATNHSIQAIDRLNSTIGNTMNNLMPMENTTHWILQGKGGVGKSFASSILAQYMIERGHEPACGDTDPVNSTFYQIAALNVQLIKIAEDGIVMQRLFDPLFESILLSDRVSVVDNGASTFLPFAQFIKSNCVLETMQEYGKQVFIHCVVTGGQSKDDTAAGLISLIDLVRSTQSNAKIVVWVNEFWGKPTFDGKTLEQNEWFQEALPIIQGVVTIVQRNGDDFITDIRLMTERHMTYREVKVSTDFGLMPKETLIYSKTQLLPPDKSRPPERCRDEKSNKSAPP; translated from the coding sequence ATGACAAGGGCCGCGCCCTTGGTGTTGAAACTCTACGCCACAAACCATTCTATTCAGGCGATTGATCGCCTCAACTCGACCATAGGAAACACTATGAACAACCTTATGCCGATGGAAAATACAACCCACTGGATTCTTCAAGGGAAAGGCGGCGTGGGTAAGTCCTTCGCGTCATCCATTCTCGCGCAGTACATGATTGAACGCGGCCATGAGCCAGCGTGCGGGGATACTGACCCGGTAAACAGCACCTTTTACCAAATTGCTGCGTTAAACGTTCAACTGATCAAAATTGCTGAAGACGGGATCGTGATGCAGCGCCTTTTTGATCCGCTCTTTGAGTCCATTCTGCTGAGCGACAGGGTGTCGGTTGTCGATAACGGAGCCTCGACGTTTTTACCGTTCGCGCAGTTCATAAAATCCAATTGTGTTCTTGAAACAATGCAGGAATACGGTAAACAGGTATTCATACACTGTGTCGTCACCGGTGGCCAATCGAAAGACGACACGGCAGCCGGACTAATTTCCTTGATTGACCTGGTGCGAAGCACCCAATCCAATGCAAAAATTGTTGTTTGGGTAAACGAGTTTTGGGGTAAGCCTACTTTTGATGGCAAAACCCTGGAGCAGAATGAATGGTTTCAAGAGGCCTTGCCGATCATTCAAGGGGTTGTCACAATCGTTCAAAGAAATGGTGATGACTTTATTACTGATATTCGACTGATGACTGAGCGGCACATGACTTACCGTGAAGTTAAAGTCTCCACTGACTTTGGCTTGATGCCTAAGGAGACGCTGATTTATTCTAAAACCCAGCTGTTGCCCCCAGATAAATCAAGGCCTCCAGAGCGTTGCAGGGACGAAAAATCGAATAAATCAGCGCCTCCCTAA
- a CDS encoding IS91 family transposase produces MKPAYPPLLLQMSPAYTPRPLKNLFTANQCWAHLLEEGGLRDIEVESVTKMLACGTSILGVKHYTCGNDSCPHAKYLCNTCSCRACPSCGKKATDQWIANQQHRLPECTWQHLVFTLPDTLWPLFFHNRHWLDALCRLAVDNLLYAGRRRGVEVGVFCAIHTYGRRLNWHPHIHVSVTLGGIDDAGVWKDLSFHPSALRRRWMWNVRQYLLSQWEHTTVPPENAHLQSENDWRHLVLNAGGQHWHIHLSKKTKNGRKTVNYLGRYLKKPPISGSRLAHYTSGATLSFTYLDHRTKTYQQETLSQTDMLRRVVQHIPEKHFRMIRYFGFLANRVCGRQLPRVYEALRMERRGKAPKLYFAQMSKAFLQRDPFSCVLCGARMVYTAAIAGLTVQGLINNAQSIAQLRYVPA; encoded by the coding sequence ATGAAGCCTGCTTACCCACCGTTGCTGCTTCAGATGAGTCCAGCCTACACACCTCGACCACTCAAAAACCTCTTCACCGCCAATCAATGCTGGGCACACCTCCTCGAGGAGGGCGGCTTGCGCGACATCGAAGTCGAGTCCGTCACCAAAATGCTGGCCTGCGGCACCTCGATCCTGGGCGTCAAACACTACACCTGCGGCAACGACAGCTGCCCGCACGCCAAATACCTGTGCAACACCTGCAGCTGCCGCGCCTGTCCATCCTGCGGCAAAAAAGCTACCGATCAGTGGATCGCCAATCAACAGCACCGCTTACCCGAGTGTACCTGGCAACACCTGGTGTTCACATTGCCTGACACCCTGTGGCCGCTGTTCTTTCATAACCGTCACTGGCTCGATGCCTTGTGTCGCCTGGCCGTCGACAACCTGCTCTATGCGGGCCGACGCCGGGGCGTGGAGGTGGGTGTTTTCTGCGCCATCCACACCTACGGCCGGCGACTTAACTGGCACCCCCACATCCATGTCTCGGTCACCTTGGGTGGGATCGATGACGCAGGTGTCTGGAAAGATCTGTCGTTTCATCCATCAGCCTTGCGTCGGCGCTGGATGTGGAATGTACGCCAGTACCTGCTCAGTCAGTGGGAGCACACCACCGTCCCACCTGAAAACGCTCATCTGCAGAGCGAAAATGACTGGCGTCACCTTGTGCTCAACGCCGGTGGTCAGCACTGGCACATCCACTTGTCGAAGAAGACGAAAAACGGCCGAAAGACCGTCAATTACCTGGGCCGCTACCTGAAAAAACCGCCCATCTCGGGCAGTCGTCTGGCGCACTACACCTCCGGTGCCACGTTGAGCTTCACCTACCTGGATCACCGCACCAAGACCTATCAGCAGGAAACGCTGAGCCAGACCGACATGCTGCGCCGGGTGGTGCAGCACATCCCCGAAAAGCACTTTCGGATGATCCGGTATTTTGGATTTCTGGCCAACCGCGTCTGTGGCCGACAGCTACCCCGGGTGTATGAGGCGCTACGCATGGAAAGGCGTGGCAAAGCGCCAAAACTGTATTTTGCGCAGATGAGCAAAGCGTTCTTGCAGCGGGATCCGTTCAGCTGCGTGCTGTGCGGAGCACGGATGGTTTATACCGCAGCCATCGCCGGCCTGACCGTGCAGGGCTTGATCAACAACGCTCAAAGCATCGCGCAATTGAGGTACGTGCCGGCCTGA
- a CDS encoding IS5 family transposase: MQKTFSELEYTGKKKQTRRDRFLADLEQLVPWALLEAQVAPFYSNTAGKRGRPAIGVSRMLRMYVVQQCFGFSDEGCEDAVYDSQAIRGFMGIDLGRESAPDATTLLRFRRLLEVHQLTRLLFETINQHLASRGLLLKEGTIVDATLIAAPPSVKNREGKRDPEMHQARKGNQWHFGMKAHIGVDATSGLVHSVVGTAANVADVTQVGQLLHGDETYVSGDAGYTGAAKRPEHAERDVIWSIAERPSSYKQHGEGSVLYRVKRKIEYAKAQLRAKVEHPFQVIKVRFNHRKVRYRGLEKNTAQLFSLFGLANLMLAKRYLQQTAG, encoded by the coding sequence GTGCAGAAGACCTTCTCCGAACTCGAATATACCGGCAAGAAAAAGCAGACTCGCCGAGATCGCTTCCTGGCTGACCTTGAACAGTTGGTGCCCTGGGCCCTGCTGGAGGCGCAAGTGGCGCCGTTTTATAGCAACACCGCAGGCAAGCGCGGACGCCCTGCGATAGGGGTGTCGCGCATGTTGCGCATGTACGTCGTGCAGCAGTGTTTCGGTTTCTCCGATGAAGGTTGCGAAGATGCCGTCTACGACAGCCAGGCCATCCGCGGTTTTATGGGTATCGACCTGGGTCGCGAGTCTGCACCGGATGCCACCACCTTGCTGCGTTTTCGCCGCTTGCTGGAAGTCCATCAGCTAACCCGGCTGCTGTTTGAAACGATTAACCAGCATCTGGCCAGCCGGGGGCTGCTGCTCAAGGAAGGCACTATCGTCGACGCTACTCTGATCGCCGCGCCGCCCTCGGTCAAGAACCGAGAAGGCAAGCGTGATCCTGAGATGCATCAGGCCAGGAAAGGCAATCAATGGCACTTTGGGATGAAGGCCCACATTGGTGTAGACGCCACGTCGGGGCTGGTGCACAGCGTAGTAGGGACGGCCGCTAACGTGGCGGATGTCACCCAGGTTGGCCAGTTGCTTCACGGTGACGAAACCTATGTTTCGGGTGACGCTGGATACACCGGTGCGGCCAAGCGACCGGAGCATGCTGAACGGGACGTTATCTGGTCGATTGCAGAACGGCCAAGCAGTTACAAGCAGCACGGCGAAGGCAGCGTGCTGTATCGGGTCAAGCGCAAAATTGAATATGCCAAGGCGCAACTGCGTGCCAAGGTCGAGCACCCCTTCCAGGTAATCAAGGTGCGCTTCAATCATCGCAAGGTTCGCTACCGTGGGCTGGAAAAGAATACAGCGCAGTTGTTCAGTTTGTTTGGGTTGGCCAATCTGATGCTGGCCAAGCGGTATTTACAACAGACGGCAGGATAA
- a CDS encoding glycine-rich domain-containing protein, whose amino-acid sequence MTVAAIAKVAVAGKQSCVDRLRAIDLYLLGVVMNEQYDAIAATLPHSMEIPNLENEPSLEYAVQYIENIDFSLIFNKLCSGDPLLCRRWSPIEAEIGIQYYKNFLYINKKYLHKHPVLPPLLEVDEIWHHHILDTRSYMKDCQNIFGYYFHHYPYFGARGNDDKKNLGKAFELVQELYKEEFGYYMTQLWEA is encoded by the coding sequence ATGACGGTGGCGGCCATTGCCAAGGTGGCGGTGGCTGGTAAGCAGTCTTGTGTCGATCGCCTAAGGGCGATCGACCTCTATTTATTAGGTGTGGTCATGAATGAGCAATACGATGCTATTGCAGCTACGCTCCCGCATTCTATGGAAATACCAAACTTAGAAAATGAGCCAAGCTTGGAATATGCAGTACAATACATAGAAAATATAGATTTCTCCTTAATTTTTAATAAACTTTGCAGTGGTGATCCTTTACTATGTAGGCGCTGGTCTCCAATAGAGGCGGAGATCGGCATCCAGTATTATAAAAATTTCTTGTATATAAATAAAAAATACTTGCATAAACATCCTGTTTTGCCCCCTCTTTTAGAGGTAGATGAGATATGGCATCATCATATACTTGACACTAGGTCCTATATGAAAGACTGCCAAAATATATTTGGATACTATTTCCATCATTATCCATATTTCGGGGCACGTGGTAATGATGACAAGAAGAACTTAGGTAAAGCATTTGAGCTCGTACAGGAGCTATACAAGGAAGAGTTTGGATATTATATGACACAATTATGGGAGGCGTAA
- a CDS encoding plasmid mobilization protein — MAEQPPKTRVLTLRVGEDDHAEILRKTKDAGMTTSEFLRDVFINAKLTFNVKAAKPQDYHRLLFFYNKTSNNINQLAHQVNAAHRRGIISEKKYTLWLNKLTAIEALLLAGVSDAD; from the coding sequence ATGGCTGAGCAGCCCCCAAAGACCCGTGTCCTGACCCTGCGTGTGGGTGAGGATGATCACGCCGAGATACTCAGGAAGACCAAGGACGCAGGCATGACGACTTCCGAGTTCCTGCGTGACGTTTTTATCAATGCGAAACTCACCTTCAATGTTAAAGCGGCCAAGCCACAGGACTATCACCGGCTGCTGTTTTTCTATAACAAAACCAGCAACAACATTAACCAGTTGGCCCACCAGGTGAATGCTGCACACCGCCGTGGCATCATTTCTGAAAAGAAGTACACCCTCTGGCTGAATAAGTTGACAGCTATTGAGGCCCTGCTGTTAGCAGGGGTCTCCGATGCTGATTAG
- a CDS encoding GntR family transcriptional regulator, whose amino-acid sequence MSNRRTQKLHAQHVLETIAIGIAQPIALPRETIEEALRGAIMDGRLEPGERLAQQAIANAFQVSRMPVREALRSLETQGYIAAQYHKGYLVTNGNEPPQYGHLPGLLRCVAEGHKRLADLESKVAFENEILRVLGQLRPTPC is encoded by the coding sequence ATGAGTAACCGCAGAACGCAGAAACTGCACGCGCAGCACGTGCTCGAAACCATTGCCATCGGTATTGCACAGCCTATAGCGCTGCCTCGCGAGACCATAGAAGAAGCGCTTCGCGGAGCCATTATGGACGGACGACTTGAACCAGGTGAACGGCTTGCGCAGCAAGCCATCGCCAATGCCTTCCAGGTCAGCCGTATGCCTGTGCGTGAAGCGCTGCGCTCGTTGGAGACCCAGGGTTACATCGCCGCGCAGTACCACAAAGGCTACCTGGTCACGAACGGCAATGAGCCGCCCCAGTACGGTCACCTACCCGGCTTGCTGAGGTGCGTTGCAGAGGGCCATAAGAGGCTGGCCGACCTCGAATCAAAAGTGGCCTTTGAAAACGAAATCCTGCGCGTCCTGGGCCAGCTGCGCCCCACTCCGTGCTGA
- a CDS encoding FadR/GntR family transcriptional regulator — translation MQSFPRPHSLVEGVVSAIRREIMSGRLPADSKMPTEHELADQFSVSRSVVREAISQLKADGVLVIRRGSGSFVSQTPGGTVFRLPGNEDHSAGLAKLFELRSWIEIQVASVAAQRHTDADLKRLSDAMLLMESNAGNFEISSKADCEFHCAIVAACKNEYLSAFHDFLGSQLIQARFMAWENSSKLEIGPSGAIREHREIYDAIAKRNPSEAAHCARMHLKAAALRLNIDLAD, via the coding sequence ATGCAAAGCTTTCCACGACCTCACTCCCTCGTTGAAGGTGTCGTCTCTGCAATTCGTAGAGAAATTATGAGCGGACGGCTCCCCGCGGATTCGAAGATGCCTACAGAGCATGAGTTGGCTGATCAGTTCAGTGTCAGCCGGTCTGTGGTAAGGGAAGCCATTTCGCAGCTGAAAGCTGACGGTGTTCTAGTTATTCGTCGTGGCAGTGGTTCCTTTGTTTCTCAGACTCCTGGTGGCACGGTTTTCCGGCTGCCAGGCAACGAGGACCATTCGGCTGGCTTAGCTAAATTGTTTGAATTGCGCTCATGGATTGAAATACAAGTGGCGTCTGTTGCTGCGCAGCGGCACACAGATGCCGATTTGAAGCGGCTGTCTGACGCCATGTTGTTGATGGAGAGTAACGCGGGAAATTTCGAAATCTCCTCAAAGGCAGATTGTGAATTTCATTGCGCCATCGTAGCTGCGTGCAAAAACGAATATCTGTCTGCCTTCCATGACTTTTTAGGCAGCCAGTTAATCCAGGCTCGTTTCATGGCTTGGGAAAACTCCTCAAAACTTGAAATAGGTCCAAGTGGTGCCATCCGTGAACACCGTGAAATCTACGACGCAATAGCAAAACGAAATCCCTCTGAAGCCGCTCACTGTGCCCGCATGCATCTCAAGGCTGCCGCGCTACGGCTCAATATCGATCTGGCGGATTAG
- a CDS encoding DUF3757 domain-containing protein, translating to MKARSKKSVGIVALALLMGKVYAAPTPAACPDVSVIKQHQEGQGFVYTAPAPNNQQWRGENPRGDAKDINSIAFKTANIRNRSAITGNAFVACDYEGNSSAGIRMSLETLKVATPVGKAWNGLSCSESNPSLCTFEY from the coding sequence ATGAAAGCTCGCTCAAAGAAATCAGTAGGCATTGTTGCTTTGGCACTTTTAATGGGCAAGGTGTATGCCGCTCCTACTCCTGCCGCGTGCCCGGATGTCAGCGTCATCAAACAACATCAGGAAGGGCAAGGTTTTGTGTATACGGCACCAGCCCCAAACAACCAACAATGGAGAGGCGAAAACCCGCGAGGCGATGCAAAGGACATAAATAGTATTGCTTTCAAAACTGCAAATATACGTAACCGAAGCGCGATCACAGGTAATGCATTTGTGGCGTGCGACTATGAGGGTAATAGCAGCGCAGGAATCAGGATGAGTCTTGAAACGCTCAAGGTAGCAACACCTGTGGGGAAAGCTTGGAACGGACTCAGTTGCAGTGAAAGCAACCCATCCCTCTGCACGTTTGAGTATTGA
- a CDS encoding LPD7 domain-containing protein — MDRFAKQVDPAAASQRARDLSAKDLYTRKAKFSQNVHYLDKQTDKTLFVDTGKTISMRRTGITESGVSVALQLARERFGSTLTITGTAEFKKLVIEAVAKNGLDVHFTDKAMNRSLADRRAELDIERGGQSIGPATDLPRHVDDATRDVRDQADRMGVTVPIEALYGEGKTAEQVSQALATQLDTVPEPERIAFVELVAITLGIPERGEPKGDQAFAQWQAQRAQPAADSAATPSDAAPEPVSPEAAKPAQANDPALQSPSELVRLEAQWRRDFPMSEADVRASDTVMGLRGEDHAVWIIATNDKTPEAAALLTAYMENDSYREAFKASIVAAYKQVENSPKLVDDLDHLTAMAAQIVNEVEDRLFPAPQPATGQTAPVRGKVIEGTLIEHGEAPYQHKDDNQMSYFVTLKPEGVDPARCGA, encoded by the coding sequence ATGGATCGCTTTGCCAAACAGGTTGATCCCGCCGCCGCCAGTCAGCGCGCGCGCGATCTAAGTGCCAAGGACCTTTACACGCGCAAAGCCAAGTTCAGTCAGAACGTGCATTACCTGGACAAGCAGACCGACAAGACCCTGTTTGTGGACACGGGCAAAACAATCTCTATGCGTCGCACGGGGATTACCGAATCCGGTGTGTCGGTGGCCCTCCAGCTGGCCCGGGAGCGGTTCGGCAGCACACTGACGATCACCGGCACTGCCGAATTCAAAAAACTGGTGATCGAGGCCGTGGCCAAGAACGGCCTGGACGTTCATTTCACCGACAAGGCCATGAACCGAAGCTTGGCGGATCGCCGTGCAGAGCTGGACATCGAACGCGGTGGGCAGAGCATTGGTCCAGCCACCGACTTGCCTCGGCACGTTGATGACGCCACACGGGACGTGCGGGACCAGGCGGATCGGATGGGCGTTACGGTGCCCATCGAAGCGCTGTATGGAGAAGGAAAAACCGCCGAGCAGGTTAGCCAGGCGCTGGCCACCCAGTTGGACACCGTGCCGGAACCGGAACGCATTGCGTTCGTCGAACTGGTGGCGATCACCCTGGGCATTCCAGAACGTGGCGAGCCCAAAGGCGACCAAGCGTTTGCGCAATGGCAGGCGCAGCGTGCGCAACCGGCGGCGGATTCCGCAGCAACGCCTTCAGACGCTGCGCCTGAACCGGTGAGCCCAGAAGCCGCGAAGCCTGCTCAGGCCAACGACCCGGCCCTGCAGAGCCCCAGCGAGCTGGTCAGGCTTGAAGCGCAATGGCGTCGGGATTTCCCGATGTCCGAAGCAGATGTCAGGGCCTCGGATACGGTCATGGGCTTACGAGGTGAAGACCATGCCGTCTGGATCATTGCGACGAATGACAAGACCCCGGAAGCGGCTGCCCTGCTGACGGCGTACATGGAAAACGACAGCTACCGCGAAGCGTTCAAAGCCAGCATCGTCGCCGCTTACAAGCAAGTCGAAAACTCGCCTAAGTTGGTCGATGACCTGGACCACCTCACGGCGATGGCTGCGCAAATAGTCAATGAGGTGGAAGACCGTTTGTTCCCTGCACCTCAACCAGCAACAGGCCAGACAGCCCCGGTCAGGGGCAAAGTCATCGAGGGCACGCTGATCGAGCACGGGGAAGCACCCTATCAGCACAAGGACGACAACCAGATGAGCTACTTTGTGACGCTCAAGCCCGAGGGGGTAGACCCCGCACGGTGTGGGGCGTAG
- a CDS encoding single-stranded DNA-binding protein: MARGINKVILVGTCGQDPDCRYLPNGTAVTNLSLATSEQWTDKQTGQKVEKTEWHRVSLFGKVAEIAGEYLRKGAQVYIEGKLQTREWEKDGVKRYTTEIVVDMQGTMQLLGGRPQGDAQQGQGGGNYNQSAPRPQQSRPQQLAPQQSAPQQNHNQPQQRDSRPAPQQRAPQPAVDFDSFDDDVPFMDPYRFSWMLV; this comes from the coding sequence ATGGCGCGTGGCATCAATAAAGTGATCCTGGTAGGCACCTGCGGACAAGACCCTGACTGTCGTTACCTGCCCAACGGCACTGCGGTAACCAACCTGAGCTTGGCCACCAGCGAGCAGTGGACTGACAAGCAGACCGGTCAGAAGGTCGAAAAGACCGAATGGCACCGCGTGTCGCTGTTTGGCAAGGTCGCTGAAATCGCCGGCGAATACCTGCGCAAGGGTGCGCAGGTCTACATCGAGGGCAAGCTGCAAACCCGTGAATGGGAAAAGGACGGGGTCAAGCGTTACACAACGGAAATCGTCGTGGACATGCAGGGCACCATGCAGCTGCTCGGTGGCCGTCCACAGGGCGACGCTCAACAGGGCCAGGGTGGCGGCAACTACAACCAGTCTGCCCCTCGTCCGCAGCAGTCGCGCCCCCAGCAATTGGCGCCGCAGCAATCCGCACCTCAGCAAAACCACAACCAGCCGCAGCAACGCGACTCGCGCCCTGCGCCGCAACAGCGAGCACCGCAGCCCGCTGTGGATTTCGACAGCTTTGATGACGACGTGCCGTTCATGGACCCCTACCGGTTCAGCTGGATGCTGGTCTAG